A single Gemmatimonadota bacterium DNA region contains:
- a CDS encoding M1 family aminopeptidase translates to MIAIPPRPKSPLLPALLSGLLFNLFSLASDTTSARAAAPHPQAIDGPAVVDRSADTPHPADAEIDELASEGPSTVDRPSIPGPSIEAALAELYQQLNGRRIGENPLEEVLDDGGPSLAERYGGARIRLRKRHALDSYLARPEVRLNVFFEEDERLSAELWDVHFERHGDGWIAERFKPLLTAHLGFRFSLREDEVYAFDHLTIERPAGTFEIEDGLLMPGFSGDRIGRAVLVGAGRFTFTPQDHVERHQMNKYARTAGDIYTTRFDRVVLVLAPEGYERLVEGVALSRVGGGRAFDRAKALLNRVDRDYLLDMRPARERFSLAHTHPDFLQAEIDLAESDRWLVYTNSPYESESVSLVQKSGFPRNPDISPPVVWCRFSPGPEGPSGRTVRAGRASEEETVRGPLLSLDHYDIVGSLERGGRRMHMKTTLEITARSDPLTAATFTLNPDLEVYRVDDAGGDGALFTRQGAWLTVPFQRSVPRDNTTTLTLWYEGDVFRNGGDLFGLMTNQQWLPVHSNEDLYTFDMELRYPEKLTVATVGAHVASQVEEDTRVTRWRRTRPVSSLGMTVSENRTLTVSAGGIDVILSVDEDWRPAESNTARILTHIGPALDYFGGVFGPYPYEKLDIVQMPDDYAFGRALPSMLMLWGLYFQDAFRLEANLHAHMYTEVQHLFRGFLAHELAHQWWGGDVVPKTYRDAWLSEAMATYAADLYIESEAGPDAFREMLKRHTDQALFADRHGAIDLGMRLGEHYQAVVYEKGALVLHMLRRTIGDEHFMNVLSRFCRQYAGKLVTTADFEAAVERETGREMGWFFDQWIRDTGYPVYRMYFTSSEGAGKGFTVRGQLMQEQEGRVFHAIVPLVIELENGDRIVREIWNTQKRQTFEYALPDRAKRIDIAPDFSVYFKAAR, encoded by the coding sequence ATGATCGCCATCCCGCCACGTCCGAAGTCCCCGTTGTTGCCCGCCCTCCTGTCGGGCCTGCTGTTCAATCTCTTTTCCCTCGCATCCGATACCACAAGCGCCCGCGCGGCGGCACCGCATCCCCAGGCTATCGATGGTCCGGCGGTCGTCGACCGCTCAGCCGATACCCCGCATCCAGCAGACGCCGAGATCGACGAACTTGCGAGCGAGGGTCCGTCGACCGTAGACCGTCCCAGCATCCCGGGCCCGTCCATCGAAGCGGCCCTGGCGGAGTTGTACCAGCAGCTGAATGGCCGGCGGATTGGCGAAAACCCCCTCGAAGAGGTCCTCGACGATGGCGGTCCCTCCCTGGCCGAACGGTACGGCGGTGCCAGGATCAGGCTGAGGAAGCGTCACGCGTTGGACAGCTACCTCGCCCGCCCTGAAGTACGGCTAAACGTTTTTTTCGAAGAGGATGAGCGGCTTTCGGCCGAACTGTGGGACGTCCATTTCGAGCGGCATGGGGACGGATGGATAGCCGAACGGTTCAAGCCTTTGCTGACGGCCCACCTCGGCTTCCGGTTCTCCCTGCGCGAGGACGAGGTCTACGCTTTCGACCACCTGACGATCGAGCGGCCCGCCGGGACATTCGAGATCGAAGACGGCCTGCTGATGCCCGGGTTCTCCGGAGACCGGATCGGGCGTGCGGTCCTCGTGGGCGCGGGGCGATTCACCTTTACGCCTCAGGACCACGTCGAGCGTCACCAGATGAACAAGTACGCCCGTACTGCCGGTGATATCTATACGACGCGGTTCGACCGGGTGGTGCTGGTCCTGGCGCCCGAGGGATATGAGCGCCTGGTGGAAGGCGTGGCGCTTTCGCGCGTCGGGGGCGGGCGGGCATTCGACCGGGCAAAAGCCCTGCTGAACCGCGTCGACCGGGATTACCTGCTGGACATGCGGCCCGCCCGGGAACGCTTCTCCCTCGCCCACACGCATCCGGACTTCCTGCAGGCAGAGATCGATCTCGCGGAATCGGACCGGTGGCTCGTCTATACGAACAGCCCCTATGAATCGGAATCGGTCAGCCTGGTCCAGAAGAGCGGTTTCCCCAGGAATCCGGACATCAGTCCCCCTGTGGTCTGGTGCCGTTTCTCGCCGGGGCCGGAGGGACCGTCCGGCCGCACCGTCCGGGCCGGCCGCGCCTCAGAAGAAGAGACGGTCCGGGGTCCGCTGCTGTCCCTCGACCACTACGATATCGTGGGATCCCTGGAGCGTGGCGGAAGGCGCATGCACATGAAGACGACCCTGGAAATCACGGCCCGTTCGGACCCCCTCACCGCGGCGACTTTCACGCTGAATCCGGATCTGGAAGTCTACCGCGTGGACGACGCCGGCGGAGACGGCGCGCTGTTCACCCGCCAGGGCGCCTGGCTCACGGTCCCGTTCCAGCGGTCGGTGCCGAGAGACAACACCACCACGCTGACGCTCTGGTACGAGGGCGACGTCTTCCGAAACGGCGGCGACTTATTCGGCCTGATGACCAACCAGCAGTGGCTTCCCGTTCATTCCAACGAGGATCTGTACACCTTCGACATGGAACTGCGCTATCCGGAAAAGCTGACCGTGGCGACGGTCGGCGCCCACGTGGCCAGCCAGGTGGAGGAAGATACGCGCGTCACACGCTGGCGGCGGACGCGGCCCGTGTCGTCGCTGGGTATGACGGTCTCCGAGAACCGTACCCTCACGGTCTCCGCGGGCGGCATCGACGTGATCCTCAGCGTGGACGAAGACTGGCGCCCGGCCGAATCGAACACGGCGCGGATCCTCACGCACATCGGCCCCGCGCTGGACTACTTCGGCGGCGTCTTCGGTCCCTACCCCTACGAAAAGCTCGATATCGTCCAGATGCCGGACGACTATGCATTCGGACGAGCCCTGCCGTCGATGCTGATGCTGTGGGGACTGTACTTCCAGGATGCCTTCCGACTGGAAGCGAACCTGCACGCCCACATGTACACGGAAGTGCAGCACCTCTTCCGCGGGTTCCTGGCCCACGAACTCGCCCACCAGTGGTGGGGCGGCGACGTGGTCCCGAAGACGTACCGCGACGCCTGGCTATCGGAGGCCATGGCGACGTACGCGGCCGACCTGTACATCGAAAGCGAGGCCGGTCCCGATGCGTTCCGCGAGATGCTGAAACGGCACACGGACCAGGCGCTGTTCGCTGACCGGCACGGTGCGATCGACCTGGGCATGCGGCTCGGTGAGCATTACCAGGCGGTCGTCTACGAGAAGGGCGCCCTGGTACTCCACATGTTGCGGCGTACTATTGGTGACGAGCACTTCATGAACGTGCTCTCGCGGTTCTGCCGGCAATACGCGGGCAAGCTGGTTACGACGGCGGACTTCGAGGCCGCGGTGGAAAGGGAAACGGGCCGGGAGATGGGCTGGTTCTTCGACCAGTGGATCCGGGACACGGGCTATCCGGTCTACCGGATGTATTTCACCAGCAGCGAAGGGGCCGGCAAGGGGTTCACGGTACGCGGGCAGCTGATGCAGGAACAGGAGGGCCGTGTGTTTCATGCCATCGTGCCCCTGGTCATCGAGCTGGAAAACGGCGACCGGATCGTCCGGGAGATCTGGAATACCCAGAAGCGTCAGACCTTCGAGTATGCATTGCCGGACAGGGCGAAGCGCATCGACATCGCGCCGGATTTCTCCGTATACTTCAAGGCGGCCCGGTAG
- a CDS encoding tetratricopeptide repeat protein, translating into MPRNRLLTAYLEPDLEDEARFLLGRAGKCLEAAGRTVEAGFAYQRLIKRNPDSTEANRARVERPLLE; encoded by the coding sequence ATGCCGCGCAACCGGCTCCTGACGGCCTATCTCGAACCGGATCTGGAGGATGAAGCGCGCTTCCTGCTGGGGCGGGCAGGAAAATGCCTCGAAGCCGCGGGACGCACCGTCGAGGCTGGTTTCGCGTACCAGCGGCTGATCAAACGGAATCCCGATTCAACCGAGGCAAACCGCGCCCGGGTGGAGAGACCCCTGCTCGAATAA
- a CDS encoding integration host factor subunit beta, translating to MTTTKKELVELISKRLGLKKEQVFPVVDQTFVAMRDSLIEGDRIEIRGFGVFEVKDTKARTSARNPRTSDIVYVPAGKKTRFKPGKLLKEALRVPLDE from the coding sequence ATGACCACCACCAAGAAAGAACTGGTGGAACTGATCAGCAAGCGCCTGGGGCTCAAAAAGGAACAGGTGTTTCCCGTGGTCGACCAGACGTTCGTGGCCATGCGGGACTCCCTGATCGAGGGAGACCGGATCGAAATCAGGGGATTCGGGGTATTCGAAGTCAAGGACACGAAAGCCCGTACATCCGCGCGCAATCCCCGCACAAGCGATATCGTTTACGTCCCGGCCGGAAAGAAGACCCGTTTCAAACCCGGAAAACTGTTGAAAGAAGCGCTGCGGGTCCCCTTGGATGAGTGA
- a CDS encoding phytanoyl-CoA dioxygenase family protein — protein sequence MNTLDQYLDQLERDGFVLIKGALSPEETEQVRSRIFHAKEQGWEEGLNAVGNMWFDSLLDREPDVFAPLVGHPSVAPLLYAMMGKQCQLRSFRAHINPGAYTQEWHMDFYGYWNEKRETEKRRLAVQPSSVNTTFYFQDNVPGQGNLRFVKNGHLSEPPHLYPRIDHVAFEEWCYAQEHVVLHPMAGDAVVFLSHIPHQGAKEDDDMERCNVVCHYQTCPMYEGVWYVSSPRPFKGSFPFHETAPAGMN from the coding sequence GTGAATACTCTCGACCAATATCTGGATCAACTGGAGCGGGACGGTTTCGTGCTCATCAAGGGCGCCCTGTCTCCGGAAGAAACCGAGCAGGTGCGGTCCCGCATATTCCACGCGAAGGAGCAGGGATGGGAGGAAGGGCTCAACGCGGTCGGGAACATGTGGTTCGACAGCCTGCTGGACCGGGAGCCCGACGTCTTCGCCCCGCTCGTGGGCCATCCGAGCGTGGCGCCATTGCTCTACGCCATGATGGGCAAGCAGTGCCAGCTCCGCAGTTTCCGGGCGCACATCAACCCCGGCGCCTACACCCAGGAATGGCACATGGACTTCTACGGCTACTGGAACGAGAAGCGGGAGACGGAAAAACGCCGGCTGGCCGTGCAGCCCAGCAGCGTGAACACGACCTTCTACTTCCAGGACAACGTCCCCGGCCAGGGCAATCTCCGCTTCGTCAAGAACGGCCACCTCTCCGAGCCGCCCCACCTGTATCCCCGGATCGACCACGTCGCGTTCGAAGAGTGGTGCTACGCGCAGGAACACGTCGTGCTGCACCCCATGGCCGGAGACGCGGTCGTCTTCCTCAGCCACATCCCCCACCAGGGCGCCAAGGAAGACGACGACATGGAACGGTGCAACGTAGTCTGCCATTACCAGACCTGTCCGATGTACGAAGGCGTGTGGTACGTCTCCAGTCCCCGTCCCTTCAAGGGGTCCTTCCCCTTTCACGAGACGGCGCCGGCGGGTATGAATTGA
- a CDS encoding M81 family metallopeptidase, translating to MRVGILSLIHESNTFSHTPTTLDLFRRDGILTGEAVADHFRGGFHEISGFLEGLDDAGIDAVPLFYASTPPSGRITRDTCDALIEMMFAQLAGAGPLDGLLVAPHGANAGEGADYHDLDGCWLTRLRGELGPDLPVICTIDPHANLSRRMVEACDATIAYRTNPHLDQKQRGLEAATLMARTLRGEVRPVQAAAFPPVAIGIERQDTSSPPCRPLYHKADAWLEAAGVLSNSIVLGFPYADVPEMGSAFIAVTDGDAGLARRIADDLAEYLVAHRDEFVGEFISIPEAVDAALDGEGTVCLLDMGDNVGGGSAADGTLIAHEVLRRGEVKTFLCLYDPGSVERAVAAGVGARLTLDMGGKTDDRHGPPIRTEVRVQGIHEGHFTESAVRHGGKTEFYMGRTAVVTTDSGLTVSLTSLRTVPVSLGMMTSIGLDPADFHVLIAKGVHAPTAAYAPVSKRLIRVDTPGATTADMRRFDFRYRRRPLYPFEE from the coding sequence GTGCGCGTGGGCATTCTCTCGCTGATCCACGAATCCAATACGTTCAGCCACACGCCGACGACCCTCGACCTGTTTCGTCGGGACGGGATCCTGACGGGCGAGGCCGTCGCCGATCATTTCAGGGGTGGATTCCACGAGATCAGCGGCTTCCTGGAGGGACTGGACGACGCCGGCATCGACGCCGTGCCGCTGTTCTACGCATCCACCCCGCCGTCCGGCCGGATCACGCGGGACACCTGCGACGCGCTGATCGAGATGATGTTCGCGCAGCTCGCGGGCGCGGGGCCGCTCGACGGCCTGCTGGTCGCTCCCCACGGCGCCAATGCCGGCGAGGGGGCGGACTACCACGACCTGGACGGGTGCTGGCTGACCCGGCTGCGCGGTGAGTTGGGCCCGGACCTTCCGGTCATATGCACCATCGATCCCCACGCCAATCTCTCCCGGCGCATGGTCGAGGCCTGCGACGCCACCATCGCCTACCGCACCAACCCGCACCTGGACCAGAAGCAGCGGGGCCTGGAGGCCGCTACGCTCATGGCCCGGACACTGCGCGGAGAAGTCCGACCCGTGCAGGCCGCGGCTTTTCCGCCGGTGGCCATCGGCATCGAGCGCCAGGACACTTCCTCACCGCCCTGCCGGCCCCTTTACCACAAGGCGGATGCGTGGCTGGAGGCAGCCGGCGTCCTTTCCAACAGTATCGTCCTCGGGTTCCCCTACGCGGACGTGCCGGAGATGGGTTCGGCCTTCATTGCCGTGACCGACGGCGACGCCGGTCTGGCCCGGCGCATCGCGGATGATCTCGCGGAATACCTGGTGGCGCACCGGGACGAGTTCGTCGGCGAGTTCATTTCCATCCCCGAGGCTGTCGATGCTGCCCTGGACGGCGAGGGGACCGTGTGCCTGCTCGACATGGGCGACAACGTGGGCGGCGGTTCGGCGGCGGACGGCACGCTCATTGCCCACGAGGTATTGAGGCGCGGGGAGGTGAAGACCTTCCTCTGCCTGTACGACCCCGGGTCCGTCGAACGGGCCGTTGCCGCCGGCGTGGGCGCGAGGCTCACGCTGGACATGGGCGGCAAGACGGACGACCGTCACGGACCGCCCATCCGAACCGAAGTGCGGGTACAGGGGATCCACGAGGGACATTTCACCGAATCGGCTGTTCGACACGGGGGCAAGACCGAGTTCTACATGGGCCGTACCGCGGTGGTGACCACGGACAGCGGACTGACCGTGAGCCTGACGTCGCTGCGGACGGTGCCGGTCAGCCTGGGCATGATGACCAGCATCGGCCTGGACCCCGCCGACTTCCACGTGCTCATCGCCAAGGGGGTGCACGCGCCCACTGCGGCCTACGCCCCCGTGAGCAAGCGGCTGATCCGGGTGGACACGCCCGGCGCCACGACCGCGGACATGCGGCGATTCGACTTCCGGTACCGCCGGCGGCCGCTCTATCCCTTCGAAGAATGA
- the msrA gene encoding peptide-methionine (S)-S-oxide reductase MsrA — protein MTQETRAATLGGGCFWCLEAIYQQIRGVTSVVSGYAGGSVDNPDYKSVCTGATGHAEVVRITFDPAVIGYADLLHIFWRIHDPTTLNRQGGDVGTQYRSIILYHDDEQKRAAEYSRTEADASDLWSAAIVTEIEPLEVFYEAEAYHHDYYRNNPRQPYCFMVIDPKVDKFRKSFQHMLS, from the coding sequence ATGACACAAGAGACGCGGGCGGCGACGCTGGGCGGTGGTTGCTTCTGGTGCCTGGAAGCGATCTACCAGCAGATCAGGGGTGTGACGAGCGTGGTGTCGGGCTATGCCGGCGGCAGCGTCGACAACCCGGATTACAAGTCCGTATGCACCGGCGCCACGGGTCATGCCGAGGTCGTGCGGATCACCTTCGATCCGGCCGTGATCGGTTACGCGGACCTCCTGCACATCTTCTGGCGCATACACGACCCGACTACGCTCAACCGCCAGGGCGGGGATGTCGGCACACAGTACCGTTCGATCATCCTCTACCACGATGACGAACAGAAGCGCGCGGCCGAGTATTCGAGGACGGAAGCCGACGCGTCGGACCTGTGGAGCGCGGCGATCGTTACGGAGATCGAACCCCTCGAGGTTTTTTATGAGGCCGAAGCATACCATCACGACTACTATCGCAACAATCCACGACAACCCTACTGTTTCATGGTCATCGACCCGAAGGTGGACAAGTTCAGAAAGTCCTTCCAGCACATGCTTTCCTGA
- a CDS encoding amidohydrolase family protein, with the protein MSADKRNATYALAAGRIWDGVSDETRSGVAVVVKDRLIDAVLPVSEVPAGMETAALPECTLLPGLMDAHVHYSSVMGPAFLAAGVTTIRDVGNDLGWILEERERHAVDLSAGPAILCCGHLLDGPIVYWPQLGRAHGTPGEIADSVRRHVEAGVDQIKLYAGVEPPLLKAAVDAAHASGKFVVAHLQSTTAEEAARLGLDEFEHLAGCGVAWRAASEAEDDLVIDLLLERDVIIDPTLVVWDRLGRVLDRPFHHDTRRAWVHPRHLDIWQRYLGRFGPPEYRLRYQGAMSHLKRFLRRAHQRGVTVALGTDTPFPHLVPGMSVHDELVMYTDAGIPAVDALRSATSINARVLGIDGRTGSIRPGLRADLVAVRGNPLERIEDIENVQCTVREGRRFEPSALMRDFRTTIDREPDGAVTRDLLDYVDGKLVNRPGS; encoded by the coding sequence ATGAGTGCAGACAAGCGGAACGCCACGTACGCACTGGCCGCGGGCCGCATCTGGGACGGCGTTTCCGACGAGACGCGAAGCGGCGTGGCCGTCGTGGTGAAGGACCGCCTCATCGACGCGGTCCTGCCCGTCTCCGAAGTCCCCGCCGGCATGGAGACCGCGGCCCTGCCGGAATGTACGCTCCTGCCGGGGCTGATGGACGCCCACGTGCACTATAGTTCCGTCATGGGACCGGCATTCCTGGCCGCCGGGGTAACCACGATCCGCGACGTGGGCAACGACCTGGGTTGGATCCTGGAGGAGCGCGAGCGCCACGCGGTAGACCTTTCCGCCGGTCCCGCCATCCTGTGCTGCGGACACCTGCTCGACGGGCCCATAGTCTACTGGCCCCAATTAGGACGCGCCCACGGCACACCCGGCGAGATCGCCGATTCGGTCCGGCGGCACGTGGAAGCCGGGGTGGACCAGATCAAGCTGTACGCGGGCGTGGAACCCCCGCTGCTGAAGGCGGCCGTTGATGCCGCCCACGCATCGGGCAAATTCGTGGTAGCCCATCTGCAGTCGACCACCGCGGAAGAGGCCGCGCGGCTCGGGCTGGATGAATTCGAGCACCTGGCCGGGTGCGGAGTGGCCTGGCGCGCGGCGTCCGAGGCGGAGGACGATCTCGTGATCGACCTGCTCCTGGAACGGGACGTGATCATCGACCCGACCCTGGTGGTCTGGGACCGGCTCGGCCGCGTCCTGGACCGGCCCTTCCACCACGACACCCGAAGGGCCTGGGTCCACCCTCGCCACCTGGATATATGGCAGCGGTATCTCGGCCGTTTCGGTCCGCCGGAATACCGGTTGAGATACCAGGGCGCAATGTCGCACCTGAAGCGGTTCCTGCGCCGGGCCCATCAGCGGGGGGTGACCGTTGCGCTGGGCACGGACACGCCCTTCCCCCACCTCGTGCCCGGCATGAGCGTGCATGACGAACTCGTCATGTACACGGACGCCGGCATCCCGGCCGTGGACGCGCTGCGATCGGCCACTTCGATCAACGCCCGGGTGCTCGGCATCGACGGCCGGACCGGTTCGATCCGGCCGGGACTGCGGGCCGACCTGGTGGCGGTCCGGGGGAACCCCCTTGAACGGATCGAGGATATCGAAAACGTACAATGCACCGTGCGCGAAGGACGGCGGTTCGAGCCGTCCGCCCTGATGCGGGACTTCAGGACGACCATCGACCGGGAGCCAGACGGCGCGGTCACCCGGGATCTGCTGGACTACGTCGACGGCAAACTGGTGAATCGGCCGGGCTCATGA
- a CDS encoding OadG family protein, with amino-acid sequence MSNPLYTGWQRILEGQGLEVAFTGMFIVFLALATISFSIAMLPRVVAALGGTRPEHPDNPTGTDAPQDDEAVAAAVGYVLDKKNNHR; translated from the coding sequence ATGTCCAATCCCCTGTACACCGGATGGCAACGAATCCTGGAAGGCCAGGGTCTCGAAGTCGCCTTTACGGGCATGTTCATCGTGTTCCTGGCCCTCGCCACGATCAGCTTCAGCATTGCCATGCTACCCAGGGTCGTGGCGGCGCTGGGGGGCACGCGCCCTGAACATCCGGACAACCCCACCGGTACGGATGCCCCGCAAGACGACGAAGCCGTGGCCGCAGCGGTCGGGTACGTGCTCGACAAGAAGAACAACCATCGATAA
- a CDS encoding sodium ion-translocating decarboxylase subunit beta: MTILYDFLSASGLAAATWGHAVMILIGMVMIVLAIVRRYEPLLLVPIGFGIMLGNIPMMGGEGHGVYDEGSVLYYIYFGVREGVFPPLIFLGIGAMTDFSAMLSNPRLVLLGAAAQIGIFLTLLGAMAIGFTPAESGAIAIIGGADGPTAIFLSSKLAPHLLSMIAIASYSYMALVPIIQPPIMRLFTTRQERLIRMAPPRAVSQREKILFPIVAFIIAAMIAPDSIVLVGMLFFGNLLKECGVTERLANTARTSMIDIVTILLGFSVGASTQASAFLTLESLFIFTLGVVAFCIATSGGVLFAKFMNLFVKDKINPLIGAAGVSAVPMAARVVQVEAHREDPRNFLLFHAMAPNVAGVLGSAIAAGILWSVLVGG; this comes from the coding sequence ATGACGATACTGTACGACTTTCTGTCGGCTTCCGGTCTGGCCGCGGCGACGTGGGGACATGCCGTGATGATCCTGATCGGCATGGTCATGATCGTGTTGGCGATCGTCCGCCGTTACGAGCCGCTGCTCCTGGTGCCCATCGGTTTCGGCATCATGCTGGGCAACATCCCCATGATGGGAGGGGAAGGCCATGGGGTATACGATGAAGGAAGCGTCCTCTACTATATCTACTTCGGCGTCAGGGAAGGCGTCTTCCCGCCCCTGATCTTCCTGGGCATCGGGGCCATGACCGATTTCTCGGCCATGCTGTCCAACCCGCGGCTCGTCCTCCTGGGCGCCGCCGCGCAAATCGGTATCTTCCTGACCCTCCTCGGCGCCATGGCCATCGGTTTTACGCCCGCCGAGTCGGGCGCCATCGCCATCATCGGCGGTGCGGACGGTCCCACGGCCATTTTCCTGTCATCGAAACTTGCGCCTCACCTGCTTTCCATGATCGCCATCGCGTCCTATTCCTACATGGCCCTGGTGCCCATTATCCAGCCGCCCATCATGCGGCTCTTCACCACGCGGCAGGAACGGCTGATCCGCATGGCGCCGCCCCGGGCGGTCTCGCAGCGGGAGAAGATCCTCTTCCCCATCGTCGCCTTTATCATCGCCGCGATGATCGCGCCGGATTCGATCGTGCTCGTGGGCATGCTCTTCTTCGGCAACCTGCTCAAGGAATGCGGCGTCACCGAACGGCTGGCCAATACGGCGCGGACCTCGATGATCGACATCGTCACCATCCTCCTGGGATTCTCCGTCGGCGCCAGCACGCAGGCCTCGGCGTTCCTTACGCTGGAATCGCTCTTCATTTTCACCCTGGGCGTGGTCGCCTTCTGCATCGCGACGTCCGGCGGCGTGCTCTTCGCCAAGTTCATGAACCTCTTCGTCAAAGACAAGATCAACCCGCTGATCGGTGCGGCGGGCGTCTCCGCCGTGCCCATGGCGGCGCGGGTGGTCCAGGTGGAAGCCCATCGCGAAGACCCGCGGAATTTCCTGTTGTTTCACGCCATGGCGCCCAACGTGGCGGGTGTCCTCGGCTCCGCCATCGCCGCGGGCATACTCTGGTCTGTCCTGGTGGGCGGTTAA
- a CDS encoding biotin/lipoyl-binding protein, with protein MCTTFRDGFQSVYGARVFTRDFMPAVEAARDAGIDYFEAGGGALFQSPYFYCNEDAFERMDAIREAVGPDANLQTLSRGVNVVGLDSQPSDIIRLHAELFKKHGMTTIRNFDALNDVENLVHSGRCITEAGLRHQVCVTVMELPPGCAGAHDAAFYTDTFRKILDADIPFDSVCFKDASGTAVPSKVYESVKAARKLLPEGTWIHYHTHDTAGISVAAYQAALEAGADAIDLAFAPVSGGTSQPDILVMWHALRGTDYDLDIDPDGVREAAEILKECMEDYFLPPEAVAVEPLLPWSPMPGGALTANTQMLRDNGIMDRYPAIIKAMSEVVEKGGYGTSVTPVSQFYFQQAFNNVMMGPWKKIAEDYGRMVLGYFGRTPVPPDPVVVNIASEQLGLPPNRRPVLELNDNDPKKGVEAARSVLKEAGIEDTDENIFIVAACGERGLAFLKGEGFIGVRKKSPADQEVLEEDAMATTNGPRGYQVTVNGRSYALRIEGKTAIVNGKAYDVDLQPDMSEAATEAAERAGTTPVIAPIPGKVLKVAVTPGQAVEEGDVIVVLEAMKMEMEVTADVAGTVTHVSINPGVQVIAGQTLAYLG; from the coding sequence ATGTGCACCACGTTCCGCGACGGATTCCAGTCCGTTTACGGCGCGCGCGTCTTTACCCGCGACTTCATGCCCGCCGTGGAAGCGGCGCGGGATGCGGGGATCGACTATTTCGAGGCCGGAGGCGGGGCCCTGTTCCAGTCGCCTTATTTCTACTGCAACGAGGATGCCTTCGAGCGGATGGACGCCATCCGGGAGGCGGTGGGCCCGGACGCCAACCTGCAGACCCTGTCCCGGGGCGTGAACGTGGTCGGGCTGGATTCGCAACCCAGCGACATCATCCGGCTGCATGCCGAGTTGTTCAAGAAGCACGGCATGACGACCATCCGGAACTTCGACGCCCTGAACGACGTGGAGAACCTCGTGCACAGCGGCCGGTGCATCACGGAGGCCGGTCTCAGGCACCAGGTATGCGTCACCGTCATGGAACTGCCCCCGGGCTGTGCGGGCGCCCACGACGCGGCGTTCTACACGGACACGTTCAGGAAGATCCTCGACGCCGATATCCCCTTCGACTCGGTGTGTTTCAAGGACGCGTCGGGCACGGCCGTGCCCTCCAAGGTGTATGAATCCGTCAAGGCCGCCCGGAAGCTGCTGCCCGAGGGGACCTGGATCCATTACCACACTCACGACACGGCCGGCATCTCCGTCGCGGCGTACCAGGCGGCGCTCGAAGCCGGCGCAGACGCCATCGACCTGGCCTTCGCGCCGGTATCGGGCGGGACTTCCCAGCCCGACATCCTCGTCATGTGGCACGCGCTCCGGGGAACGGACTACGACCTGGACATCGACCCGGACGGCGTGCGGGAAGCGGCGGAGATCCTTAAGGAATGCATGGAGGACTATTTCCTGCCGCCCGAGGCCGTGGCCGTCGAACCCTTGCTCCCCTGGAGCCCCATGCCGGGCGGCGCCCTGACCGCCAACACGCAGATGCTCCGGGACAACGGGATCATGGACCGCTATCCGGCCATCATCAAGGCCATGAGCGAGGTCGTGGAGAAGGGCGGGTACGGCACGTCCGTCACGCCCGTTTCCCAGTTCTACTTCCAGCAGGCTTTCAACAACGTGATGATGGGGCCCTGGAAGAAGATCGCGGAAGACTACGGCAGGATGGTGCTGGGCTATTTCGGCCGGACGCCCGTGCCCCCGGACCCGGTGGTCGTGAACATCGCCTCGGAGCAACTCGGCCTGCCGCCCAACCGGCGGCCGGTGCTGGAACTCAACGACAACGATCCGAAGAAGGGTGTCGAGGCAGCGCGCAGCGTGCTGAAAGAAGCCGGGATAGAGGATACGGACGAGAACATCTTCATCGTCGCGGCATGCGGCGAGCGGGGGCTGGCCTTCCTCAAGGGCGAAGGGTTCATCGGCGTCCGCAAAAAGTCTCCGGCCGACCAGGAGGTGCTGGAGGAGGACGCGATGGCCACGACGAACGGGCCCCGCGGATACCAGGTGACCGTCAACGGCCGGAGTTATGCGCTGCGGATCGAAGGGAAGACGGCGATCGTGAACGGCAAGGCCTATGACGTCGACCTGCAACCCGACATGTCCGAGGCCGCGACAGAGGCGGCGGAACGCGCCGGGACCACGCCGGTCATCGCCCCGATCCCCGGAAAAGTGCTCAAGGTGGCGGTCACGCCCGGACAGGCCGTCGAGGAAGGAGACGTCATCGTGGTCCTGGAAGCCATGAAGATGGAAATGGAGGTCACCGCCGACGTCGCCGGAACCGTGACCCATGTCTCCATAAACCCCGGCGTCCAGGTAATCGCGGGCCAGACGCTGGCCTACCTGGGCTAA